The following are encoded together in the Bos taurus isolate L1 Dominette 01449 registration number 42190680 breed Hereford chromosome 10, ARS-UCD2.0, whole genome shotgun sequence genome:
- the CAPN3 gene encoding calpain-3 isoform X3, with protein MHGNKQHLQKDFFLYNASKARSRTYINMREVSERFRLPPSEYVIVPSTYEPHQEGEFILRVFSEKRNLSEEVENTISVDRPVKKKKNKPIIFVSDRANSNKELGVDQETEEGKDNTSPDKQAKSPQLEPGNTDQESEEQRQFRNIFRQIAGDDMEICADELKNVLNRVVNKHKDLKTQGFTLESCRSMIALMDTDGSGRLNLQEFHHLWKKIKTWQKIFKHYDTDQSGTINSYEMRNAVKDAGFHLNNQLYDIITMRYADKYMNIDFDSFICCFVRLEGMFRAFNAFDKDGDGIIKLNVLEWLQLTMYA; from the exons ATGCACGGCAACAAGCAGCACCTGCAGAAGGACTTCTTCCTGTACAATGCCTCCAAGGCTAGGAGCAGAACCTACATCAACATGCGGGAGGTGTCTGAGCGCTTCCGCCTGCCTCCCAGCGAGTACGTCATTGTGCCCTCCACTTACGAGCCCCACCAGGAGGGCGAGTTCATCCTCCGGGTCTTCTCGGAAAAGAGGAACCTCTCTGA GGAAGTTGAGAATACAATCTCTGTGGATCGGCCAGTG aaaaagaaaaaaaacaag CCCATCATCTTTGTTTCAGACCGAGCAAACAGCAACAAGGAGCTGGGTGTGGACCAGGAAACAGAGGAGGGAAAAGACAACACAAGCCCTGATAAGCAAGCAAAATCCCCACAG CTAGAGCCTGGCAACACCGACCAGGAAAGTGAGGAACAGCGGCAATTCCGGAATATTTTCAGGCAGATAGCAGGCGAT GACATGGAGATCTGCGCAGATGAGCTCAAGAACGTCCTTAACAGAGTTGTGAACAAAC ATAAGGACCTGAAGACACAAGGCTTCACGCTGGAGTCCTGCCGTAGCATGATTGCTCTCATGGAC ACAGATGGCTCTGGGAGACTGAACCTGCAAGAGTTTCATCACCTCTGGAAGAAGATTAAGACGTGGCAG AAAATTTTCAAACACTATGACACAGACCAATCTGGCACCATCAACAGCTACGAGATGCGCAATGCAGTCAAAGATGCAG GCTTCCACCTCAACAACCAGCTCTACGATATCATTACCATGCGCTATGCAGACAAGTACATGAATATTGACTTCGACAGTTTCATCTGCTGCTTTGTCAGGCTGGAGGGCATGTTCA GAGCTTTCAATGCATTTGACAAGGATGGGGACGGTATCATCAAACTCAATGTTCTCGAG TGGCTGCAGCTCACCATGTATGCCTGA